The Cetobacterium somerae sequence AAAGTTAGAAGAGGATATGCTTAAATTTGCGAAAGAGATTGTAGAGATTCAAGCTAGAAGAGCTCTTCGTACAGGTTATAAATTTTCTCCAGACACGGTTTGGCAAGAGGAGTTTGAAGAGAAGTTTCCATATATAGAAACTAGAGATCAAAAAAATGCTATAAAAGATGTTAAAAGAGATATGGAATCCTCAAAAGTTATGGATAGAATTGTGTGTGGAGATGTAGGATATGGAAAAACAGAAGTAGCTATAAGAGCAGCATTTAAATGTGTTATGGATGGGAAGCAAGTTTTAATAGTAGCACCAACAACAGTTTTAGCTCAGCAACACTACGATAGATTTGTAGAAAGATATGAAGATTATCCAATAACACTTGAATTATTAAGTAGATTAAGCGGAGATAAAGAACAAAAAGAGATAATAAAAAAAGTAGAAAATGGAAGTGTAGATATTGTTATTGGAACTCATAGAGTTTTATCAGGAGATTTAAAGTTTAAAAATTTAGGACTTATTATAGTTGATGAGGAACAAAAATTTGGAGTAAAAGATAAAGAAAAACTAAAAAAAATGAAAAATAATGTAGATATGTTAACTTTAACGGCAACTCCTATTCCGAGAACTTTAAATTACGCGTTATTGGGAATTCGAGATATATCTGTTATAGAAACTGCACCTGAGGGAAGAGTTCCTGTAGAAACTAGTTTTATAAATGATAACAAGAAAGATATCAGAGAATCTATCATGAAAGAGATAGCACGAGAAGGACAAGTTTTTTATATATTTAATAGAGTTAAAAGAATAGAAGATAAATTAAATGATTTAAAGAAAATTTTACCTAAGTTTGTAACTATAGATTATATTCATGGAAAAATGTCTCCTAAAAATATAAAAGAAAAGTTAAAAAAATTTCAAGATGGAGATATTGATATTTTATTGAGTACGACAATTATAGAAAATGGTATTGATATAGAAAATGCAAATACTATTTTAATAGAGGGGATCGATAAATTAGGACTTTCTCAAGTTTATCAACTACGTGGAAGAGTGGGGAGAGGAAAAAGAAAAGGTTATTGTTATTTAATAGTTGATAAAGATAAAAAATTAGGTAAAAAAGCTTCGGAGAGAAAAGAAACTTTAAAAGATATAGGAGAGTTTGGAGGCGGTTTTAAACTTTCTTTAGAAGATATGAGAATAAGAGGAGCAGGTGAAATACTGGGAGATAAACAGCATGGTGCCTTAGAAACTTTTGGATATAATCTTTATACAAAATTATTACAAGAGGAGATAGCTAAAGTAAAAGGAGATTATAAAGAGGATTTTGAAACAAAAATTATTTTGAAAGAGGATTCGTATATTCCAAGAGATTATATAGAGGGAGATGAAAGATTAATAATCTATAGAAGATTAGTTGATACAAGAGATTTAGAAAAACTATCAGAGATAAAAGTGGAATTAATAGATAGATTTGGAGAATTACCTAAAGAAGTAGTAAGTTTATTGAGATATTTAGAGATAAAAATATTAGCTAAAGATTTAAAAATTGAAGAGATAGTAGAAAAAGATGGAGAGTATTTTTTAAAATTTAATAATGATTATGTAAATTTTGAAAAACTAATGAAACTAATTGAGGAAAAAAAAGCTAGATATTCTCAAAAAGAGAATGGGTTATATTACTCTGAAGATATTTTAAAATTTTTATATTGGTATAAGGGAGATGATGATTATAATGAAAAAGTTTGATGAATTAGTAGAGATTATAAAAAAACTAAGAGAGCCTAATGGGTGTCCTTGGGATAGAGAGCAAACTTTGGAAAGTTTAAAACCTCACTTATTAGAAGAAACATATGAAGTTTTAGAAGCTATGGATGAGGGGGGAGAGAAATTAAAAGGAGAATTGGGAGACCTATTACTTCAAGTAGTTTTTCAATCTAATATATGTGAAGAAAAAGGTGAGTTTAAAATAGATGATGTAATTAGTAGTATTTCAGAAAAAATGATTAGAAGACATCCTCATGTTTTTGGAGAAGAAAAAAATATAAGAACTTCTGATGAAGTTTTGGTAAATTGGGAAAAAATAAAAAAAGATGAAAAAGAGCATGCAGAAAGGACCTCTGTTTTAGATGGAGTTCCAAAGGGGATGCCAGCACTTTTAAGAGCTGAAAAACTTCAAAAAAAAGCATCTAAGGTAGGGTTTGACTGGTCTGAAATTCATGGAGTTATAGATAAAGTAGAAGAAGAGATAGATGAATTGAGAGATGAAGTTATGGTTGGAGATGAGAAAAAAGCTATAGAGGAACTAGGAGATTTATTCTTTGCTTTAGTTAATTTATCTAGGCATTTAGGGGTAAATCCTGAGCTTTGTTTAAATGAGGCATCCAATAAATTTGAGAGACGTTTTAGATATGTTGAAGAGAATTGTAACTTAGAAGAAGCAACTCTTGAGGAGATGGATAGAGTTTGGGAAGAAGCTAAAAAATAAAAATATTTTTTAGAACTATTGACATATGAAAAAAATAAGGTATATATAATATTACGAAAAAGGAAGTGGCAAGATGAGATTAGATAAGTTTTTAAAAGTAAGTAGAATAATAAAAAGAAGACCAGTTGCTAAAATAGTAGTTGATGGTGGAAAAGCAAAATTAAATGGCAAGGTAGCAAAAGCAAGTACTGAAGTTAAAGTTGGAATGGAATTAGAGCTTGAGTATTATAATAAATATTTTAAATTTAAAATATTAGAGGTGCCAGAAGGAAATGTAGCTAAGAGCAAAACCTCAGAATTAGTAGAATTGTTAGATAGTAAAGGAATAGTTATTGATTTAGATGGTGAGGAGGATATATTTTAATGAAAATATTTAATCTTCAATCAAATGCTAAAATAAATATTGGCTTAAATGTAGTTGGTGTCTTAGAAAATGGGTATCATCTTTTAGATATGACTATGATACCAATTGATTTATGTGATAATTTGACAATAAAAGTTGAAGATAAAAATGGAGATTTAAAAATAAAAACAAATAAAAAGGATATTCCAACAGATTCAAGTAATATTCTTTATAAAATATATAAAAAGTTTTATGAAAAATCAAAATTGACTTCTTTACAGATGGAGATTTTTTTAGAAAAAAAGATTCCTCACCAAGCTGGATTAGGTGGTGGAAGTTCTAATGGAGCCATATTTTTAAATTTTTTAAATAAAATTCATGATGATATTTTATCTTTTGAAGAATTGGTAGAGTTAGGGAAAAGTATTGGAGCAGATATTCCCTTTTTTATATTAAATAAGCCTTCAAGAGTTCAAGGAATAGGTGAAAAATTAGAAGAGATTGAAAACAATTTGAAAGCTTCTTTAGTTGTAATTAAGCCATCATTTGGAGTATCTACAGTTGAAGCTTATAAACAAATGAAAAATATAGAAAATCCAAAAAAATCAAACATTGATAATATAATAAAAGGTTTGATAGAGAATAACATATTATTAGTTGAAAAAAACATTGAAAATAATTTAGAAGAAGCACTGTTGAAATCAGATAAAAATTTGATTGAGTTTAGAAAAAGATTAGCAGAAGTAGAAGAGTTAAAGTTTTTTATGTCAGGAAGTGGAAGTGCATTTTATGCATTTTTAATAGAGGATATTGATGAAAAAATTAGTAAACTAAGACACAGATTTAACGATTGCGAGATTTTTCTTTGCAATTTTAAATAAAACTACTAAATCATAAGGAAGGTGCATTTAGAATGAGAATTACAGATGTAAGATTGAGAACAGTGAAAAATGAAAACGAACTTAAGTTAAAAGCTTATGCAGATGTTACTTTTGAAGAATGTTTTGTAATTCATGGATTGAAAGTAATTGATGGTCAAAAAGGAATGTTTGTTGCTATGCCTTCAAGAAAAATGCCTGATGGGGAATACAAGGATATAGCTCACCCGATAACACCAGAACTTAGAAAGGATATAACAGATTCAGTTATAGCTAAGTATAAAGAGGTTATGTCGCAGGAAATAACACCAATAGAAGTAGTAGAAGAAGAAATTGTAGAAGAATAAAAAATCGTTGACAATGTTTAAAAAAAATGATATTATTTTATTGATGTTGGGGTGTCGCCAAGCGGTAAGGCAACGGACTTTGACTCCGTCATGCGTTGGTTCGAATCCAGCCACCCCAGCCATTTAAAATAGTATTTAGCAGGAACTTGTATGTTCCTGTTTTTTTTATACTTTAGTTTATTAAAAAATAAATCCCTCTTTCATATATTTTGAAAGAGGGATTTTCTATTTTATAATTCGCAATAATTTTTAGCTATTTCAGAAGCTAGTTTAGCATTGTTGAAAACTAATTGAATATTTGATTCTAAGCTTTTTCCTTTTGTAATATCTTTAACTTTAGCAAGTAAGAATGGAGTACTATCTTTTCCTTTGATACCTTTTTCTTCAGCTTCAGCAACAGCATTATTTATAGCGTTAGTGATTGTATCGAAGTCCATAGCAAACTCTTCAGGAATTGGATTAGCAATAACAACTCCTCCTTTTAAGTTAACATCCCATTTAGCTTTTAAAGTTTTAGCAATTTGCTCAGGTGTATCCATTTTATAATCTACTTTAAATCCGCTTTTTCTAGTATAGAAAGCAGGTAATTCTTTTGTTTGGTACCCAAGAACAGGAACACCTTTTGTTTCTAAGAACTCAAGTGTTAAACCGATATCAAGAATTGACTTAGCTCCAGCACAAACAACAGCCACATCAGTCATAGCTAATTCTTCTAAGTCAGCAGATATATCCATAGTTGTTTCAGCTCCTCTATGAACTCCACCAATACCACCAGTAGCAAATACTTTAATTCCTGCAAGGGCAGCAATAATCATAGTAGATGCAACAGTAGTAGCACCGTCGTCTTCAGAAGCTAATATAGCAGGAATATCTCTTCTACTAGCTTTAGTAACTTCTAATCCTTTTTTACCTAAGTAATCAACCTCTTCTTTGCTTAAACCAACTTTAAGTTTTCCGTTTAAAATAGCGATAGTAGCTGGTACAGCTCCATTTTCTCTAACAATTTCTTCAACTTTTAAAGCTGTCTCAACATTTTGTGGATAAGGCATACCGTGAGATATTATAGTTGACTCAAGAGCAACAACTGGTTTGTTATTTTCTAATGCTTCCTTAACTTCTTTTGAAATTTCTAAATATTTTGCTAAATTCATAAATTTTCCTCCTTGATTCTATTGATATTTTCTAAAGACATATCATCACTTATTGTTTTTTCACTTGAAATAGCGATTGCAGCACATGCAATACCATTTTTACAACTTTCAATAATATCTAAATTTTCTAAATAACTATATGCAATCCCTGACATAAAGGCATCACCAGCACCGGTAGTATTTATAACTTCTGTTTTAAATGGTTTCATATGACCAGATATTTCACCATTAGAATAGAATACTCCTTTTTCACCGAGTGATATAAAAACTTGTTTAACACCTTTTTGGATAAAGAAATTAGCACACTCTTGTAATGTATTTTGGTTTGTTATATTTATACCTGAAAGAGTTTCAGCTTCAAGTTGATTAGGTTTTATAGTATGAAATTTTCCAATAAAATCTTTTATTTTTAAAGCTTTAGTTGTAGAAACACAATCTAAAAATAATGGAATTGAAAAATTATCAACAATATATTTTATAGTTTCTTTTGGAATATTAGTATCAATTATACATAATTTGGATTCATCTAAAATCTCTTTCTTAGATTTAATAAAATCAATAGAAAGGTTATCATATAAGTCCATAGCTGAAATGGCTAGTTTCATATCATTGTTATCATCTAAAATAGATATATAAGTTGATGTTGGTGAATTAGGAATTACTAAAGAATTAGATATATTTATTCCTAAAGACTTACAATTTCTTTTAATTTCTTCGCCGTTGAAATCGTCTCCTAATACTGTTATTAATTCAACATCTTGATTAAGTCTAGATAAGTTATCCGCAATATTTCTTCCTACTCCACCAAAAGATGTATTAACTTTTCCTGGATTAGAATCATAGTCTTTTAAAGATGAATAAGATTGAGCTGAAATATCGATATTAGTTCCACCAATAACAGAAACAAAAGATTTCTTTTGTATAATGTATCCTTTTCCAATTATTTTACCTTTTTTTATTAGATTAGAAATATGTACTGCAACAGATGAACGAGCTATATCAGCTTTTTCTGCTAATTCAGATTGAGATATAAATGGATTTTCTTCAATCCACTTTAAAATTTCTTTTTCTCTGTTGGTCATAAACACCTCCTTTTTAAACAAATGTTTACTTGAATAAACTTTTGTTTAAATATTATCATTGAAGTATTGAAAAGTCAATGATTTATATATAAAAAAATTGATTTTTAGTGGAAAAAATATTAAAATTTTAATAGAGAGTTAAAAGGGGTGATAGATTGGATAATTTTAAAGGGAATAGAAGTAAGAAAATTTGGCTTCTAACAGAAGTAGTTGCTGGAATACTTTTTGCCATGTTTGTTTATTTCGTTTTGAGAGGAAAAGAAAATGTATTAGGAGGATTCATTAGAATTCTGACATCTCCAACAGTATTGATAACTGATTTTTTGGTTATTGGAGGAATGGGAGCTACATTTTTAAATGCTTTTTTAATTTTTATATTTAACTATACTTTAATGCGACTATTAGGAACTCCGTTAAATGGTATAGCTATAGCATCATTTTTTACGGTATTTGGATTTTCCTTTTTTGGAAAAAATATATTAAATATTCTTCCTTTTTATGTTGGAGGAATTCTTTATTCAAAATATGAGCATATCGATTTCAAGGATATTTTGGTAACTATATCTTTTACAAGTGCATTAGCACCATTTATTAGTGAAGTTGCTTTTAATATTCATGTGCTGAGTGAGTACGCATATATAAATGCGATTGTTTTAGGAATTTTAATAGGTTTTATAGTAACGCCTTTAGCTAAAAAAATGGCAGGCTTCCACGAAGGATTTAATCTTTATAATTTAGGATTTACTGGTGGGATACTGGGAGCTGTAATAGCTTCGGTTTTAAAACTTTACCAATTTGTAGTTGTTCCTCAAAGAATAATTTCAACTGAACATGATTTACAATTAAAGGTTATATCTAGTGGAGTATTTTTATCATTAATATTTATAGGTTACTATATAAATAATAAAAGTTTTTCAGGATATAAAACATTATTGAAAGATACAGGTTTAAAAAGTGATTTTGTTATAAAGTATGGATATGGACTTACATTTATAAATATGGGAATTATGGGATTTGTTGCGATGCTTTATCCAATCTTACTAGGCCAAACTTTAAATGGGCCATTATTAGCTGGAATATTAACAATAGTGGGATTTTCGGCTTATGGAAAAACTATTTTAAATATAACTCCTATATTATTTGGAGTGTTTTTAGGAAAGTTTGGAAGTACTACAGATGGATTTACAATAGCTTTATCTGGACTATTTGGAACATCATTAGCTCCTATAGCAGGTGTTTATGGGCCTATATGGGGTATTGTTGCAGGAATGCTACATATTGCCGTAGTTCAAAGTATTGGAGTAATTCATGGAGGACTTAATCTTTATAATAATGGGTTTTCAGCAGGAATCATAGCAGGGTTTTTATTACCAATAATAAATACAACTAAAGAAAGTGTAAATAAAAGGAGAGCTAAATATCTTCAAAGACAAAAAGCGTTACATGATCTAATAAGAAAAACAGAGGATAATCTAAGTGATAAATCATAAGTAAATAAGGTTTTTTAAAATAAAAATAAAAAAGTTATTGACGAAGTTTAAAATTTATGGTACTATAATTTTTGTCAGCGGGAAACGCCGCCGGCAAGAATTATAGAAAAGGACATTAACAACCGAATAGAGAAAATAGTCAGAAGTTATGAAGATAACAAAATGCCAGAAATGGCAAACCAATAAATGGTGTAAACGTAAGTCTTAGGACTTTAAATATATTTGAATGAAGAGTTTGATCCTGGCTCAGGATGAACGCTGACAGAATGCTTAACACATGCAAGTCGATTCGATTTACCTTCGGGTATTGAGGATGGCGGACGGGTGAGTAACGCGTAAGGAACTTGCCTCTTGGTCTGGGACAACTGTTGGAAACGACAGCTAATACCGGATATTATGAGATTCTCGCATGGGAAACTTATGAAAGCTATATGCGCCAAGAGAGAGCCTTGCGTTCCATTAGCTAGTTGGTGGGGTAACGGCCCACCAAGGCGACGATGGATAGCCGGCCTGAGAGGGTGAACGGCCACAAGGGGACTGAGACACGGCCCTTACTCCTACGGGAGGCAGCAGTGGGGAATATTGGACAATGGGCCACAAGCCTGATCCAGCAATTCTGTGTGCACGATGAAGGTCTTCGGATTGTAAAGTGCTTTCAGTTGGGAAGAAGAAAGTGACGGTACCAACAGAAGAAGCGACGGCTAAATACGTGCCAGCAGCCGCGGTAATACGTATGTCGCAAGCGTTATCCGGATTTATTGGGCGTAAAGCGCGTCTAGGCGGAAAAATAAGTCTGATGTTAAAATGCGGGGCTCAACTCCGTATTGCGTTGGAAACTGTTTTTCTAGAGTACTGGAGAGGTGGGCGGAACTACAAGTGTAGAGGTGAAATTCGTAGATATTTGTAGGAATGCCGATGGAGAAGTCAGCTCACTGGACAGATACTGACGCTAAAGCGCGAAAGCGTGGGGAGCAAACAGGATTAGATACCCTGGTAGTCCACGCCGTAAACGATGATCACTAGGTGTTGGGGGTCGAACCTCAGCGCCCAAGCTAACGCGATAAGTGATCCGCCTGGGGAGTACGCACGCAAGTGTGAAACTCAAAGGAATTGACGGGGACCCGCACAAGCGGTGGAGCATGTGGTTTAATTCGACGCAACGCGAGAAACCTTACCAGCGTTTGACATCCTAAGAAGTTTCCAGAGATGGATTCGTGCCGGCTTGCCGGAACTTAGTGACAGGTGGTGCATGGCTGTCGTCAGCTCGTGTCGTGAGATGTTGGGTTAAGTCCCGCAACGAGCGCAACCCCTATTGTATGTTGCTACCATTAAGTTGAGCACTCATGCGATACTGCCTGCGATGAGCAGGAGGAAGGTGGGGATGACGTCAAGTCATCATGCCCCTTATACGCTGGGCTACACACGTGCTACAATGGGCAGTACAGAGAGTTGCCAACCCGTGAGGGTGAGCTAATCTCTTAAAGCTGTTCTTAGTTCGGATTGTACTCTGCAACTCGAGTACATGAAGTTGGAATCGCTAGTAATCGCAAATCAGCATGTTGCGGTGAATACGTTCTCGGGTCTTGTACACACCGCCCGTCACACCACGAGAGTTGGTTGCACCTGAAGTAGCAGGCCT is a genomic window containing:
- a CDS encoding carbohydrate kinase, producing the protein MTNREKEILKWIEENPFISQSELAEKADIARSSVAVHISNLIKKGKIIGKGYIIQKKSFVSVIGGTNIDISAQSYSSLKDYDSNPGKVNTSFGGVGRNIADNLSRLNQDVELITVLGDDFNGEEIKRNCKSLGINISNSLVIPNSPTSTYISILDDNNDMKLAISAMDLYDNLSIDFIKSKKEILDESKLCIIDTNIPKETIKYIVDNFSIPLFLDCVSTTKALKIKDFIGKFHTIKPNQLEAETLSGINITNQNTLQECANFFIQKGVKQVFISLGEKGVFYSNGEISGHMKPFKTEVINTTGAGDAFMSGIAYSYLENLDIIESCKNGIACAAIAISSEKTISDDMSLENINRIKEENL
- the spoVG gene encoding septation regulator SpoVG, giving the protein MRITDVRLRTVKNENELKLKAYADVTFEECFVIHGLKVIDGQKGMFVAMPSRKMPDGEYKDIAHPITPELRKDITDSVIAKYKEVMSQEITPIEVVEEEIVEE
- the ispE gene encoding 4-(cytidine 5'-diphospho)-2-C-methyl-D-erythritol kinase, which gives rise to MKIFNLQSNAKINIGLNVVGVLENGYHLLDMTMIPIDLCDNLTIKVEDKNGDLKIKTNKKDIPTDSSNILYKIYKKFYEKSKLTSLQMEIFLEKKIPHQAGLGGGSSNGAIFLNFLNKIHDDILSFEELVELGKSIGADIPFFILNKPSRVQGIGEKLEEIENNLKASLVVIKPSFGVSTVEAYKQMKNIENPKKSNIDNIIKGLIENNILLVEKNIENNLEEALLKSDKNLIEFRKRLAEVEELKFFMSGSGSAFYAFLIEDIDEKISKLRHRFNDCEIFLCNFK
- the mazG gene encoding nucleoside triphosphate pyrophosphohydrolase, which gives rise to MKKFDELVEIIKKLREPNGCPWDREQTLESLKPHLLEETYEVLEAMDEGGEKLKGELGDLLLQVVFQSNICEEKGEFKIDDVISSISEKMIRRHPHVFGEEKNIRTSDEVLVNWEKIKKDEKEHAERTSVLDGVPKGMPALLRAEKLQKKASKVGFDWSEIHGVIDKVEEEIDELRDEVMVGDEKKAIEELGDLFFALVNLSRHLGVNPELCLNEASNKFERRFRYVEENCNLEEATLEEMDRVWEEAKK
- a CDS encoding RNA-binding S4 domain-containing protein is translated as MRLDKFLKVSRIIKRRPVAKIVVDGGKAKLNGKVAKASTEVKVGMELELEYYNKYFKFKILEVPEGNVAKSKTSELVELLDSKGIVIDLDGEEDIF
- a CDS encoding DUF1576 domain-containing protein; the protein is MDNFKGNRSKKIWLLTEVVAGILFAMFVYFVLRGKENVLGGFIRILTSPTVLITDFLVIGGMGATFLNAFLIFIFNYTLMRLLGTPLNGIAIASFFTVFGFSFFGKNILNILPFYVGGILYSKYEHIDFKDILVTISFTSALAPFISEVAFNIHVLSEYAYINAIVLGILIGFIVTPLAKKMAGFHEGFNLYNLGFTGGILGAVIASVLKLYQFVVVPQRIISTEHDLQLKVISSGVFLSLIFIGYYINNKSFSGYKTLLKDTGLKSDFVIKYGYGLTFINMGIMGFVAMLYPILLGQTLNGPLLAGILTIVGFSAYGKTILNITPILFGVFLGKFGSTTDGFTIALSGLFGTSLAPIAGVYGPIWGIVAGMLHIAVVQSIGVIHGGLNLYNNGFSAGIIAGFLLPIINTTKESVNKRRAKYLQRQKALHDLIRKTEDNLSDKS
- a CDS encoding DEAD/DEAH box helicase — protein: MFRKDIPKFLIENKNSLVYIGSSNKNIDIYFENLINQKEIDLIELSNIQEEDDYYKVNYQLLESLKSNKKLIILTSLEGLLTEYSLNSDVLTLTLGTGITRKSLIELLEKNGYKKNYLVEKRMEFSVRGDIVDIFPLNGENPIRIEYFGDEIDRITYFSIFDQKSFEKISRVNMYINKNNLLKIDFIKLLEKLKENRVCDIYLENSEILSYKLEEAIVRERDKEQQIRELYEKIERVSKKIDVIKSEGDTERVKSLNTKDGIKYENISQIREGDYIIHENYGVGIYLGIQEIDGKDYLAIRYADEDRLFVPIEGLNKIERFLVSTGKTPELYNLGRRGFKRRREKLEEDMLKFAKEIVEIQARRALRTGYKFSPDTVWQEEFEEKFPYIETRDQKNAIKDVKRDMESSKVMDRIVCGDVGYGKTEVAIRAAFKCVMDGKQVLIVAPTTVLAQQHYDRFVERYEDYPITLELLSRLSGDKEQKEIIKKVENGSVDIVIGTHRVLSGDLKFKNLGLIIVDEEQKFGVKDKEKLKKMKNNVDMLTLTATPIPRTLNYALLGIRDISVIETAPEGRVPVETSFINDNKKDIRESIMKEIAREGQVFYIFNRVKRIEDKLNDLKKILPKFVTIDYIHGKMSPKNIKEKLKKFQDGDIDILLSTTIIENGIDIENANTILIEGIDKLGLSQVYQLRGRVGRGKRKGYCYLIVDKDKKLGKKASERKETLKDIGEFGGGFKLSLEDMRIRGAGEILGDKQHGALETFGYNLYTKLLQEEIAKVKGDYKEDFETKIILKEDSYIPRDYIEGDERLIIYRRLVDTRDLEKLSEIKVELIDRFGELPKEVVSLLRYLEIKILAKDLKIEEIVEKDGEYFLKFNNDYVNFEKLMKLIEEKKARYSQKENGLYYSEDILKFLYWYKGDDDYNEKV
- a CDS encoding pseudouridine-5'-phosphate glycosidase, whose protein sequence is MNLAKYLEISKEVKEALENNKPVVALESTIISHGMPYPQNVETALKVEEIVRENGAVPATIAILNGKLKVGLSKEEVDYLGKKGLEVTKASRRDIPAILASEDDGATTVASTMIIAALAGIKVFATGGIGGVHRGAETTMDISADLEELAMTDVAVVCAGAKSILDIGLTLEFLETKGVPVLGYQTKELPAFYTRKSGFKVDYKMDTPEQIAKTLKAKWDVNLKGGVVIANPIPEEFAMDFDTITNAINNAVAEAEEKGIKGKDSTPFLLAKVKDITKGKSLESNIQLVFNNAKLASEIAKNYCEL